One Xiphophorus maculatus strain JP 163 A chromosome 9, X_maculatus-5.0-male, whole genome shotgun sequence DNA segment encodes these proteins:
- the acsbg2 gene encoding long-chain-fatty-acid--CoA ligase ACSBG2 isoform X2: MSEPVVVEPPKAGGTLESCGAGDRSASLDDGIVDTANESSEEESTGEKEEEVAAGDAAAATALQSSDTPQVNAQRPDSLSVPPSSELRLWTTQRDGEVKLRIEDSGVAAEEPLTVNQMFAAAVDRFSDFTALKWKEGEQQKSLTYKQYYQDCRTAAKSFLKLGLERFHGVGILGFNSAEWFIADIGAILAGGLAVGIYTTNSPEACHYVAENSKANIIVVENHKQLQKILQIEDKLPHLKAIIQYKDALKEKRPNLYSWAEFMELGRDVPDGPLDAIISSQKPNQCCTLIYTSGTTGQPKGVMLSHDNITWTAHSTGLHVQLTDATEAQEKVVSYLPLSHVAAQMVDIWVTMKAGGLTYFAQPDALKGSLVNTLKEVHPTAFMGVPRVWEKMQEKMKSVGAKSSTVQRKVAAWAKDVGLQTNLTKMNQNVAAARTPFSYQVAKKLVFKKVRKALGLDRCTRCYTGAAPITKDTLEFFLSLNIPLYELYGMSESTGPHTISKPEAFKLTSCGKEIPGCKTKLHSPDEEGNGEICFWGRHVFMGYLNMLDKTQEAIDENGWLHSGDLGKHDNGFLFITGRIKEMIITAGGENIPPIPIEDAVKEAVPLISNAMLIGDKKKFLTMLLTIKCQVNAETGDPEDELTPEAVELCRNLGSNATRVSNIAGGRDRTIHAAIQEGINRVNEKATSNAQRIQKWIVLERDFSVGGGELGPTMKLKRPVVLKMYREQIDNFYKETPTPTTQENPLPPQ; encoded by the exons ATGTCCGAACCGGTGGTGGTGGAGCCTCCTAAAGCAGGAGGAACACTGGAGTCCTGTGGTGCAGGAGACAGATCAGCGTCCCTTGATGACGGCATTGTGGACACAGCAAA TGAGTCATCAGAGGAAGAGTCCACcggggagaaggaggaggaggtcgCTGCTGGAGATGCAGCCGCCGCCACCGCTCTGCAGAGCTCAGATACACCGCAGG TGAACGCGCAGCGCCCAGACTCCCTGTCCGTGCCGCCGTCCTCAGAGCTCCGTCTCTGGACGACGCAGCGCGACGGAGAGGTGAAACTCCGGATCGAGGACTCCGGTGTGGCTGCAGAGGAACCTCTGACTGTGAACCAGATGTTTGCTGCAGCTGTAGATCGATTCAGTGACTTCACAGCTTTGAAATGGAAGGAGGGCGAGCAGCAGAAATCCCTCACCTACAAACAATACTACCAGGACTGCCGCACTGCTGCCAAAAGCTTCCTAAAG CTCGGTTTGGAGCGTTTCCATGGCGTCGGGATTCTGGGCTTCAACTCTGCCGAGTGGTTCATCGCCGACATCGGCGCCATTTTGGCCGG CGGGCTCGCTGTGGGAATTTACACCACCAACTCTCCTGAGGCTTGTCACTACGTAGCAGAAAACTCCAAAGCTAACATTATTGTGGTGGAGAACcacaaacagctgcagaaaatcCTCCAG ATTGAAGACAAGCTGCCTCACTTGAAAGCAATTATCCAGTACAAAGACGCACTAAAGGAGAAGAGACCTAACCTGTACTCG TGGGCAGAATTCATGGAGCTCGGCCGCGACGTTCCGGACGGGCCTCTTGATGCAATCATCTCTAGCCAGAAGCCCAACCAATGCTGCACGCTCATCTACACCTCAGGAACCACGGGCCAGCCGAAGGGCGTGATGCTGAGCCATGACAAC ATAACTTGGACCGCACATTCCACGGGTTTACACGTCCAGCTGACGGACGCCACGGAGGCCCAGGAGAAGGTGGTCAGCTACCTGCCGCTGAGCCACGTCGCGGCTCAGATGGTCGACATCTGGGTCACCATGAAGGCCGGAGGGCTGACCTACTTCGCTCAACCGGACGCCCTGAAG GGATCTCTGGTTAACACTTTGAAGGAAGTGCATCCGACGGCCTTCATGGGCGTCCCGCGTGTCTGGGAAAAGATGCAGGAGAAAATGAAATCCGTCGGAGCAAAATCATCTACTGTGCAGAGGAAAGTGGCTGCCTGGGCCAAAGATGTCGGTCTGCAGACCAATCTGACCAAAATGAATCA aaACGTAGCAGCTGCCCGCACCCCGTTCAGCTATCAGGTTGCCAAAAAGCTCGTGTTTAAGAAAGTACGCAAGGCTCTCGGCCTGGACCGCTGCACCAGATGCTACACAGGCGCCGCCCCGATCACCAAAGACACCCTGGAGTTCTTCCTCAGCCTCAACATTCCTCTCTACGAGCTTTACGGCATGAGTGAGAGCACCGGACCCCACACCATCTCCAAACCTGAGGCCTTCAAACTCACCAG TTGTGGTAAAGAGATCCCAGGATGTAAAACAAAGCTGCACAGCCCCGACGAGGAGGGAAACGGTGAGATCTGCTTCTGGGGCCGCCATGTCTTCATGGGTTACCTCAACATGCTCGACAAGACGCAGGAAGCCATCGACGAAAACGGCTGGCTGCACTCGGGCGACCTGGGCAAACACGACAACGGGTTTCTCTTCATCACCGGTCGTATCAAAG agaTGATCATCACAGCGGGAGGCGAAAACATCCCTCCGATCCCCATCGAGGACGCAGTGAAGGAGGCCGTGCCGCTGATAAGCAACGCCATGTTGATCGGAGACAAGAAGAAGTTTCTCACCATGCTGCTCACTATTAAG TGCCAAGTGAATGCCGAGACGGGCGACCCAGAGGACGAGCTGACGCCCGAAGCCGTGGAGCTCTGCAGGAATCTGGGCAGCAACGCCACGCGCGTCTCCAACATCGCGGGCGGCCGGGACCGCACCATCCACGCCGCCATCCAGGAGGGGATCAACCGGGTCAACGAGAAGGCCACGTCCAACGCTCAGCGCATCCAGAAGTGGATCGTTCTGGAGCGGGACTTCTCAGTCGGCGGAGGAGAGCTGG GTCCGACCATGAAGCTGAAGCGACCCGTGGTGCTGAAGATGTACAGAGAGCAGATCGACAACTTCTACAAAGAGACGCCGACCCCGACGACCCAGGAGAACCCGCTGCCTCCCCAGTAG
- the acsbg2 gene encoding long-chain-fatty-acid--CoA ligase ACSBG2 isoform X1 translates to MQLTACEPSAMSEPVVVEPPKAGGTLESCGAGDRSASLDDGIVDTANESSEEESTGEKEEEVAAGDAAAATALQSSDTPQVNAQRPDSLSVPPSSELRLWTTQRDGEVKLRIEDSGVAAEEPLTVNQMFAAAVDRFSDFTALKWKEGEQQKSLTYKQYYQDCRTAAKSFLKLGLERFHGVGILGFNSAEWFIADIGAILAGGLAVGIYTTNSPEACHYVAENSKANIIVVENHKQLQKILQIEDKLPHLKAIIQYKDALKEKRPNLYSWAEFMELGRDVPDGPLDAIISSQKPNQCCTLIYTSGTTGQPKGVMLSHDNITWTAHSTGLHVQLTDATEAQEKVVSYLPLSHVAAQMVDIWVTMKAGGLTYFAQPDALKGSLVNTLKEVHPTAFMGVPRVWEKMQEKMKSVGAKSSTVQRKVAAWAKDVGLQTNLTKMNQNVAAARTPFSYQVAKKLVFKKVRKALGLDRCTRCYTGAAPITKDTLEFFLSLNIPLYELYGMSESTGPHTISKPEAFKLTSCGKEIPGCKTKLHSPDEEGNGEICFWGRHVFMGYLNMLDKTQEAIDENGWLHSGDLGKHDNGFLFITGRIKEMIITAGGENIPPIPIEDAVKEAVPLISNAMLIGDKKKFLTMLLTIKCQVNAETGDPEDELTPEAVELCRNLGSNATRVSNIAGGRDRTIHAAIQEGINRVNEKATSNAQRIQKWIVLERDFSVGGGELGPTMKLKRPVVLKMYREQIDNFYKETPTPTTQENPLPPQ, encoded by the exons ATGCAAC TGACCGCGTGCGAGCCCAGCGCCATGTCCGAACCGGTGGTGGTGGAGCCTCCTAAAGCAGGAGGAACACTGGAGTCCTGTGGTGCAGGAGACAGATCAGCGTCCCTTGATGACGGCATTGTGGACACAGCAAA TGAGTCATCAGAGGAAGAGTCCACcggggagaaggaggaggaggtcgCTGCTGGAGATGCAGCCGCCGCCACCGCTCTGCAGAGCTCAGATACACCGCAGG TGAACGCGCAGCGCCCAGACTCCCTGTCCGTGCCGCCGTCCTCAGAGCTCCGTCTCTGGACGACGCAGCGCGACGGAGAGGTGAAACTCCGGATCGAGGACTCCGGTGTGGCTGCAGAGGAACCTCTGACTGTGAACCAGATGTTTGCTGCAGCTGTAGATCGATTCAGTGACTTCACAGCTTTGAAATGGAAGGAGGGCGAGCAGCAGAAATCCCTCACCTACAAACAATACTACCAGGACTGCCGCACTGCTGCCAAAAGCTTCCTAAAG CTCGGTTTGGAGCGTTTCCATGGCGTCGGGATTCTGGGCTTCAACTCTGCCGAGTGGTTCATCGCCGACATCGGCGCCATTTTGGCCGG CGGGCTCGCTGTGGGAATTTACACCACCAACTCTCCTGAGGCTTGTCACTACGTAGCAGAAAACTCCAAAGCTAACATTATTGTGGTGGAGAACcacaaacagctgcagaaaatcCTCCAG ATTGAAGACAAGCTGCCTCACTTGAAAGCAATTATCCAGTACAAAGACGCACTAAAGGAGAAGAGACCTAACCTGTACTCG TGGGCAGAATTCATGGAGCTCGGCCGCGACGTTCCGGACGGGCCTCTTGATGCAATCATCTCTAGCCAGAAGCCCAACCAATGCTGCACGCTCATCTACACCTCAGGAACCACGGGCCAGCCGAAGGGCGTGATGCTGAGCCATGACAAC ATAACTTGGACCGCACATTCCACGGGTTTACACGTCCAGCTGACGGACGCCACGGAGGCCCAGGAGAAGGTGGTCAGCTACCTGCCGCTGAGCCACGTCGCGGCTCAGATGGTCGACATCTGGGTCACCATGAAGGCCGGAGGGCTGACCTACTTCGCTCAACCGGACGCCCTGAAG GGATCTCTGGTTAACACTTTGAAGGAAGTGCATCCGACGGCCTTCATGGGCGTCCCGCGTGTCTGGGAAAAGATGCAGGAGAAAATGAAATCCGTCGGAGCAAAATCATCTACTGTGCAGAGGAAAGTGGCTGCCTGGGCCAAAGATGTCGGTCTGCAGACCAATCTGACCAAAATGAATCA aaACGTAGCAGCTGCCCGCACCCCGTTCAGCTATCAGGTTGCCAAAAAGCTCGTGTTTAAGAAAGTACGCAAGGCTCTCGGCCTGGACCGCTGCACCAGATGCTACACAGGCGCCGCCCCGATCACCAAAGACACCCTGGAGTTCTTCCTCAGCCTCAACATTCCTCTCTACGAGCTTTACGGCATGAGTGAGAGCACCGGACCCCACACCATCTCCAAACCTGAGGCCTTCAAACTCACCAG TTGTGGTAAAGAGATCCCAGGATGTAAAACAAAGCTGCACAGCCCCGACGAGGAGGGAAACGGTGAGATCTGCTTCTGGGGCCGCCATGTCTTCATGGGTTACCTCAACATGCTCGACAAGACGCAGGAAGCCATCGACGAAAACGGCTGGCTGCACTCGGGCGACCTGGGCAAACACGACAACGGGTTTCTCTTCATCACCGGTCGTATCAAAG agaTGATCATCACAGCGGGAGGCGAAAACATCCCTCCGATCCCCATCGAGGACGCAGTGAAGGAGGCCGTGCCGCTGATAAGCAACGCCATGTTGATCGGAGACAAGAAGAAGTTTCTCACCATGCTGCTCACTATTAAG TGCCAAGTGAATGCCGAGACGGGCGACCCAGAGGACGAGCTGACGCCCGAAGCCGTGGAGCTCTGCAGGAATCTGGGCAGCAACGCCACGCGCGTCTCCAACATCGCGGGCGGCCGGGACCGCACCATCCACGCCGCCATCCAGGAGGGGATCAACCGGGTCAACGAGAAGGCCACGTCCAACGCTCAGCGCATCCAGAAGTGGATCGTTCTGGAGCGGGACTTCTCAGTCGGCGGAGGAGAGCTGG GTCCGACCATGAAGCTGAAGCGACCCGTGGTGCTGAAGATGTACAGAGAGCAGATCGACAACTTCTACAAAGAGACGCCGACCCCGACGACCCAGGAGAACCCGCTGCCTCCCCAGTAG